One Gadus chalcogrammus isolate NIFS_2021 chromosome 4, NIFS_Gcha_1.0, whole genome shotgun sequence DNA segment encodes these proteins:
- the LOC130381219 gene encoding uncharacterized protein LOC130381219 isoform X1 translates to MRPALWSCSGCALCASAHAPFNQDGSGHSSRWCSSAPIVSTAGLGTANHSSITRQPAIFSSLWQSMSVEPHFSKCKGSSAMHLQVFLYDTFRRHARTYVEPAIINKWKASQDDMLLRLSGENTIIGGDMRADSPGHSAKFGSYTVMDLKTNNVIDVQLVQSNEVGGSYHMEKEGLKRSLALLEERRVTLDCIVTDRHPQIQKFLRETGINQYYDVWHMEKGIFFECYFTYYQHTSKWFMPRHSRQGKARQLYLYSTFHTQGRLKVLHI, encoded by the exons ATGAGACCTGCCTTATGGAGCTGTTCAGGATGTGCCCTATGTGCCAGCGCCCATGCACCATTCAATCAAGACGGCTCGGGACATTCATCTCGGTGGTGCAGCAGTGCCCCCATTGTGAGTACCGCCGGACTTGGGACAGCAAACCACTCCTCAATAACACGCCAGCCGGCAATCTTCAGCTCTCTGTGGCAGTCTATGTCAGTGGAGCCTCATTTTTCAAAATGCAAAGG GTCTTCGGCTATGCACCTTCAAGTGTTTCTGTACGACACCTTTCGTCGGCATGCACGTACATATGTTGAACCTGCTATTATCAACAAATGGAAGGCTTCTCAGGATGACATGCTGCTGCGCCTTAGTGGGGAAAATACCATAATTGGTGGCGACATGAGAGCCGACTCTCCAG GCCACTCTGCAAAATTTGGTAGCTACACAGTGATGGACCTGAAAACCAACAATGTGATAGATGTCCAGTTGGTTCAG AGCAACGAGGTAGGCGGCAGCTACCACATGGAAAAGGAGGGCCTGAAGAGAAGCCTTGCATTGTTGGAGGAGCGCAGGGTGACCCTTGACTGCATAGTGACAGACCGACACCCGCAAATACAGAAGTTCTTGAGGGAAACTGGCATCAACCAGTACTATGACGTCTGGCACATGGAGAAAGGTATATTTTTTGAGTGTTATTTTACATATTATCAACACACCTCTAAATGGTTCATGCCAAGACattcaaggcaaggcaaggcaaggcaactttatttatatagcacttttcatacacaaggcagactcaaagtgcttcacatataa
- the LOC130381219 gene encoding uncharacterized protein LOC130381219 isoform X2, which produces MRPALWSCSGCALCASAHAPFNQDGSGHSSRWCSSAPIVSTAGLGTANHSSITRQPAIFSSLWQSMSVEPHFSKCKGSSAMHLQVFLYDTFRRHARTYVEPAIINKWKASQDDMLLRLSGENTIIGGDMRADSPGHSAKFGSYTVMDLKTNNVIDVQLVQSNEVGGSYHMEKEGLKRSLALLEERRVTLDCIVTDRHPQIQKFLRETGINQYYDVWHMEKGTMSWRRC; this is translated from the exons ATGAGACCTGCCTTATGGAGCTGTTCAGGATGTGCCCTATGTGCCAGCGCCCATGCACCATTCAATCAAGACGGCTCGGGACATTCATCTCGGTGGTGCAGCAGTGCCCCCATTGTGAGTACCGCCGGACTTGGGACAGCAAACCACTCCTCAATAACACGCCAGCCGGCAATCTTCAGCTCTCTGTGGCAGTCTATGTCAGTGGAGCCTCATTTTTCAAAATGCAAAGG GTCTTCGGCTATGCACCTTCAAGTGTTTCTGTACGACACCTTTCGTCGGCATGCACGTACATATGTTGAACCTGCTATTATCAACAAATGGAAGGCTTCTCAGGATGACATGCTGCTGCGCCTTAGTGGGGAAAATACCATAATTGGTGGCGACATGAGAGCCGACTCTCCAG GCCACTCTGCAAAATTTGGTAGCTACACAGTGATGGACCTGAAAACCAACAATGTGATAGATGTCCAGTTGGTTCAG AGCAACGAGGTAGGCGGCAGCTACCACATGGAAAAGGAGGGCCTGAAGAGAAGCCTTGCATTGTTGGAGGAGCGCAGGGTGACCCTTGACTGCATAGTGACAGACCGACACCCGCAAATACAGAAGTTCTTGAGGGAAACTGGCATCAACCAGTACTATGACGTCTGGCACATGGAGAAAG
- the LOC130381215 gene encoding uncharacterized protein LOC130381215, which produces MLVQVECKGVLKWVRIPMKDDRYDYFQFIQEVSAKFNLPNESDVDLKDSSGVDVDGDIFDELVRSAAVSFKVFTEDSAEKEVSEASFCSEEGSFSPIESVRSFSSVESVSSGSTVITECTKARRRQLVEGPPDSKAAKDMVYVALHQKTGGEDIFKEYNATKGLSDQTRRKLVNLLVADMVESHGRVPPINVRVTYALGIVTLFPNLKDKASPTGYEHYYDPHSGQGYLAYRLKTVQRNTTSDLMRSPKSADQHGPKTLRETSTSEQLSGDECREAMSVMKHSADQPVVKEKMKATFKHRQSMLHDPDQSSVILDHFPRFLDTPGLINQDFTMLFGEDVSGKFIAKWPTFYKPRIIAVCKGLRPGTHVDDLLSAQEESNDYGWDSDLAAILLLVHLLPPTAKGKRHGKISATEAADHVVKFMKVCSGHR; this is translated from the exons ATGCTGGTTCAAGTGGAGTGCAAGGGTGTCCTGAAATGGGTTCGAATACCAATGAAGGATGACCGCTATGATTACTTTCAGTTCATTCAAGAAG TTTCAGCTAAATTCAACCTGCCAAATGAATCTGATGTGGACCTGAAGGACTCCTCAGGAGTTGATGTAGATGGTGACATTTTTGATGAGTTGGTGAGATCTGCTGCAGTATCTTTCAAGGTGTTCACTGAGGACTCTG CTGAGAAAGAGGTCTCTGAGGCCTCCTTCTGCTCAGAAGAGGGATCATTCTCACCCATTGAGTCTGTGAGGTCATTCTCATCAGTTGAGTCTGTGAGTTCAGGCTCCACTGTTATTACAGAATGCACCAAAGCACGGAGAAGGCAACTGGTAGAAGGACCACCTGACAGTAAGGCAGCAAAAGAT ATGGTCTATGTAGCTCTACATCAAAAAACCGGGGGTGAAGACATATTCAAAGAGTACAACGCAACCAAAGGCCTTTCTGATCAAACAAGAAGGAAACTCGTCAACCTCCTGGTGGCAGATATGGTTGAGAGTCATGG GAGGGTCCCACCAATCAATGTCCGCGTGACCTATGCCCTAGGAATAGTCACCCTTTTCCCCAATTTGAAGGATAAGGCTTCACCAACTGGTTAT GAACATTACTACGATCCTCACAGTGGCCAAGGTTACCTGGCCTACAGATTGAAAACGGTTCAGCGCAATACCACAAGTGACTTAATGAGGAGCCCCAAGTCTGCGGATCAACATGGCCCTAAGACCCTGCGTGAGACATCAACATCTGAGCAGCTGTCAGGTGATGAATGCAGAGAAGCGATGTCCGTGATGAAGCATTCAGCAGACCAACCAGTTGTTAAGGAGAAAATGAAGGCAACCTTCAAGCACCGTCAGAGTATGCTACACGATCCAGACCAGTCTTCAGTTATCCTAGATCACTTCCCCCGATTCTTGGATACACCAGGCTTG ATTAACCAAGACTTCACAATGCTATTTGGAGAAGATGTCTCGGGCAAGTTTATTGCAAAATGGCCAACGTTCTACAAACCTAGGATTATCGCTGTCTGCAAAGGCCTTCGCCCTGGTACTCATGTGGATGACCTTCTGTCCGCTCAAGAGGAATCGAATGATTATG GATGGGACAGTGACTTGGCAGCTATCCTCCTGCTCGTTCATCTCTTGCCTCCAACCGCAAAAGGAAAAAGACATGGGAAAATCAGTGCCACTGAAGCTGCTGACCATGTGGTCAAGTTCATGAAGGTATGTTCAGGACATAGATAG